Proteins encoded within one genomic window of Microbacterium soli:
- a CDS encoding WXG100 family type VII secretion target has protein sequence MAEGNNGYKMNFGAVDTAGGDLVRSAAGIENKLDEMERDLKPLQANWTGSASEAYLRAKASWTAALSEMKVLLGDIGRQVTQDSMDARSTEARNESRW, from the coding sequence ATGGCTGAGGGCAACAACGGCTACAAGATGAACTTCGGTGCCGTCGACACCGCGGGCGGCGACCTCGTCCGCAGTGCGGCCGGCATCGAGAACAAGCTCGACGAGATGGAGCGGGACCTCAAGCCGCTCCAGGCGAACTGGACCGGCTCGGCCTCCGAGGCGTACCTTCGGGCGAAGGCCTCGTGGACCGCGGCGCTGAGCGAGATGAAGGTGCTGCTCGGCGACATCGGCCGCCAGGTCACGCAGGACTCGATGGACGCGCGCTCCACCGAGGCTCGCAACGAGAGTCGGTGGTGA
- a CDS encoding WXG100 family type VII secretion target — protein sequence MSGEVSAADGALQRGANIVNQSKTQIIAELNAIQGKLSDIGASWQGTGAAAFQQTFQAWQEKSRRITNSLDQFEQNLLESQTTYSQADDASAQAQNKFMGRLG from the coding sequence GTGAGCGGAGAAGTCTCTGCAGCGGATGGAGCCCTGCAGCGTGGCGCCAACATCGTCAACCAGTCGAAGACGCAGATCATCGCGGAGCTGAACGCGATTCAGGGCAAGCTGTCCGACATCGGTGCGTCGTGGCAGGGCACGGGGGCTGCCGCGTTCCAGCAGACGTTCCAGGCGTGGCAGGAGAAGTCGCGTCGCATCACGAACTCGCTCGACCAGTTCGAGCAGAACCTGCTCGAGTCGCAGACGACGTACAGCCAGGCCGACGACGCGTCGGCTCAGGCGCAGAACAAGTTCATGGGCCGTCTCGGCTGA
- the eccCa gene encoding type VII secretion protein EccCa, whose translation MSTTSSTRAPKPPAGGQLTLQQAPELPKPEGASNTLMMALPMVGSLGAVAVLSLTQGGDATRTYIMGGMFLFMALSMVGGQMWRQKSQHSTNVENTRREYLAYLAETREAVREVAARQRRYEEWMLPAPETLPFIVEEGSRVWEHVAGGQGFLVTRIGTATQPLALTLDEAPIPALAQLDPVSASAAHRFVLTHDQVPDLPFALDLAACSRLEIVGDTVRGRGLARAVIAHLATFVAPEDLQIAVVASGADLPYWEWVKWLPHAQSDSRTDAVGGARRIGSTWDEIEPLVADIRARGVAGGSSSTLPHLVVVTDGAELPPGHPLAEEGGVDGVTVIDIARQWSELTDPFRIRLIIEEGEQPQLTVARHGHGTIQASPDFLGIASAEAVARRLTGLADSGPDEDAAAGGARAISAELTDLLGLPDVRDFDPEVAWKPRSARDRLRVPIGLTAAGQPMILDIKESAQQGMGPHGMLIGATGSGKSEVLRTLVLSLAMTHSSEALNFVLIDFKGGATFAGMADMPHVSAVITNLGDDLTLVDRMQDAIQGEMTRRQELLRDAGNFANVTDYEAARRGGRTDLEPLPALLIVADEFSELLAAKPDFTELFVAIGRLGRSLQVHLLLSTQRLEEGKLRGLESHLSYRIGLKTFSGADSRAVIGVPDAFTLPGGGGHGILKSDAETLTQFRAAYVSAPPKTQRRRHAATEAEGSAAPARTIEARAFTAAPVIVQEDAPEPEAAPDASRDAPEKRVTFDIAVSLMKGRSIPAHRVWLPPLDVPPTFDELLGDLVEDPQLGLISPRWRQAGPLTIPLGIVDRPLEQRRDSLVMSLVGAGGHLAIVGGARSGKSTLARSVLTGIALTHTPREVQFYVMDFGGGTFVPFAKMAHVAGVAGRNQPDVLRRMFQEVAGIVNARERYFTANGIDSIETYRRLRAQGAADDGYGDVFLIIDGWPTIRAEFDEMEFEIQSLAGRALTYGVHLVITTTRWMDFRTAIRDTFGSKLELRLGDTSDSEIDRRIAANVPQGRPGRGLSPSKHHMLTALPRIDGSGDPGMLSEGVEDLITRVNAAWKGPQGPKLRLLPELLELSELQRRAEGTRQQNQVLLGVDEAELAPTTFDTRRNPHVYLFGDSQSGKSSFLRGFAREVMRTKTPKEAQFFLVDYRRALLSELPDEYLAGYYTTAQQATEELSELAEYLRGRLPGIDVTPQQLRDRSWWSGAEVFVLVDDYDLVNTQSGNPISALQPLLAQATDVGLHLTLARRTGGASRATFEPVMQTLRDLAAPGILLSGSPDEGALIGNVKASLAVPGRAKVITREHGLQIMQLAYAPPSPL comes from the coding sequence GTGAGCACCACCAGCAGCACCCGTGCGCCGAAACCCCCGGCCGGCGGCCAACTCACCCTGCAGCAGGCGCCCGAGCTCCCCAAGCCCGAAGGGGCCTCGAACACCCTCATGATGGCGCTGCCCATGGTCGGCAGCCTCGGCGCCGTCGCCGTGCTCTCGCTCACGCAGGGCGGCGACGCCACCCGGACCTACATCATGGGCGGGATGTTCCTGTTCATGGCCCTGTCCATGGTCGGCGGGCAGATGTGGCGGCAGAAGTCGCAGCACTCCACCAACGTCGAGAACACCCGCCGCGAGTACCTCGCCTACCTCGCCGAGACCCGCGAGGCCGTCCGCGAGGTGGCCGCCAGGCAGCGCCGCTACGAGGAGTGGATGCTGCCCGCCCCGGAGACCCTGCCGTTCATCGTGGAGGAGGGCTCCCGGGTGTGGGAGCACGTCGCGGGGGGTCAGGGGTTCCTCGTCACGCGGATCGGCACGGCGACGCAGCCGCTCGCGCTCACCCTCGACGAGGCGCCCATCCCCGCCCTCGCACAGCTCGACCCGGTCAGCGCCTCCGCCGCCCACCGCTTCGTGCTCACGCACGATCAGGTGCCCGATCTGCCGTTCGCCCTGGACCTGGCCGCCTGCTCCCGACTCGAGATCGTCGGCGACACGGTGCGCGGGCGGGGCCTGGCCCGCGCGGTCATCGCGCATCTGGCGACCTTCGTCGCTCCGGAGGATCTGCAGATCGCCGTCGTCGCCTCCGGGGCGGACCTGCCGTACTGGGAATGGGTGAAGTGGCTGCCGCACGCCCAGTCCGACAGCAGGACGGATGCCGTGGGCGGTGCGCGCCGGATCGGATCGACGTGGGACGAGATCGAGCCGCTGGTCGCCGACATCCGCGCACGAGGCGTCGCGGGCGGCAGCAGCAGCACCCTCCCGCATCTCGTGGTGGTCACCGACGGCGCCGAGCTGCCTCCCGGGCATCCCCTCGCCGAGGAGGGCGGGGTGGACGGCGTGACCGTCATCGACATCGCCCGCCAGTGGTCCGAGCTGACCGACCCCTTCCGCATCCGGCTGATCATCGAGGAGGGCGAGCAGCCGCAGCTCACCGTCGCGCGTCACGGGCACGGCACCATCCAGGCATCCCCCGACTTCCTCGGCATCGCATCGGCGGAGGCCGTGGCACGGCGCCTGACGGGGCTCGCCGACAGCGGGCCCGACGAGGACGCCGCCGCGGGCGGCGCGCGCGCGATCTCCGCCGAGCTCACCGATCTGCTGGGACTGCCCGATGTGCGCGACTTCGACCCGGAGGTGGCCTGGAAGCCCCGCTCCGCCCGCGACCGGCTGCGCGTGCCGATCGGTCTCACCGCCGCCGGACAGCCCATGATCCTCGACATCAAAGAATCCGCGCAGCAGGGCATGGGGCCGCACGGCATGCTCATCGGCGCCACCGGGTCCGGCAAGTCCGAAGTGCTGCGCACCCTCGTGCTCTCGCTGGCCATGACGCACTCCTCCGAGGCGCTCAACTTCGTGCTCATCGACTTCAAGGGCGGTGCGACGTTCGCGGGCATGGCCGACATGCCGCACGTCTCCGCGGTCATCACCAACCTCGGCGACGACCTCACGCTCGTCGACCGCATGCAGGACGCCATCCAGGGTGAGATGACGCGGCGCCAGGAGCTGCTGCGCGATGCGGGGAACTTCGCCAACGTCACCGACTACGAGGCGGCGCGCCGCGGCGGTCGCACCGACCTCGAGCCGCTGCCGGCGCTGCTCATCGTCGCCGACGAGTTCTCCGAGCTGCTGGCGGCCAAACCCGACTTCACGGAGCTGTTCGTCGCGATCGGACGCCTGGGCCGCTCGCTGCAGGTGCACCTGCTGCTGTCGACGCAGCGCCTGGAGGAGGGCAAGCTGCGCGGGCTGGAGTCCCACCTGTCCTATCGGATCGGGCTCAAGACGTTCTCCGGGGCCGACTCCCGCGCCGTCATCGGCGTCCCCGACGCGTTCACCCTCCCCGGCGGCGGCGGCCACGGCATCCTGAAGTCGGATGCCGAGACCCTCACCCAGTTCCGCGCCGCCTACGTCTCGGCCCCGCCGAAGACCCAGCGCCGCCGTCACGCCGCCACCGAGGCGGAGGGCTCCGCCGCTCCCGCCCGCACCATCGAGGCACGCGCGTTCACCGCCGCACCGGTGATCGTGCAGGAGGACGCTCCGGAGCCGGAAGCCGCCCCGGATGCGTCGCGCGATGCGCCCGAGAAGCGCGTGACCTTCGACATCGCCGTCTCGCTCATGAAGGGGCGCAGCATACCCGCGCACCGGGTGTGGCTGCCGCCGCTGGACGTGCCGCCCACCTTCGACGAGCTGCTGGGCGACCTCGTGGAGGATCCGCAGCTGGGTCTGATCTCGCCGCGCTGGCGGCAGGCCGGCCCGCTCACCATCCCGCTGGGCATCGTGGACCGCCCGCTCGAGCAGCGCCGCGACAGCCTCGTCATGAGCCTGGTGGGCGCCGGCGGTCATCTCGCTATCGTGGGAGGAGCCCGCAGCGGCAAGAGCACGCTCGCACGCAGCGTGCTCACCGGCATCGCCCTCACGCACACACCCCGCGAGGTGCAGTTCTACGTCATGGACTTCGGCGGCGGCACGTTCGTGCCGTTCGCGAAGATGGCGCATGTCGCGGGTGTCGCCGGCCGCAACCAGCCGGACGTGCTGCGGCGCATGTTCCAGGAGGTCGCCGGCATCGTCAACGCCCGGGAGCGGTACTTCACCGCCAACGGGATCGACTCCATCGAGACGTACCGACGCCTGCGCGCCCAGGGCGCGGCCGACGACGGCTATGGCGACGTGTTCCTCATCATCGACGGGTGGCCGACGATCCGCGCCGAGTTCGACGAGATGGAGTTCGAGATCCAGTCGCTGGCCGGGCGCGCGCTGACCTACGGCGTGCATCTGGTGATCACCACCACCCGGTGGATGGACTTCCGCACCGCCATCCGCGACACCTTCGGCTCGAAGCTGGAGCTCCGGCTCGGCGACACGAGCGATTCCGAGATCGACCGCAGGATCGCCGCCAACGTGCCGCAGGGGCGCCCCGGGCGGGGCCTCTCGCCGTCCAAGCATCACATGCTCACGGCGCTGCCGCGCATCGACGGGTCCGGGGACCCGGGGATGCTCAGCGAGGGGGTGGAGGATCTCATCACCCGTGTCAACGCGGCCTGGAAGGGCCCGCAGGGGCCGAAGCTGCGGCTGCTGCCGGAGCTGCTCGAGCTGTCGGAGCTGCAGCGTCGCGCCGAGGGCACCCGACAGCAGAACCAGGTGCTGCTGGGCGTGGACGAGGCCGAACTGGCTCCGACGACCTTCGACACGCGTCGCAACCCGCACGTGTACCTGTTCGGCGACAGTCAGTCGGGCAAGTCCAGCTTCCTGCGCGGGTTCGCGCGGGAGGTCATGCGCACGAAGACGCCCAAGGAGGCGCAGTTCTTCCTCGTCGATTACCGGCGCGCGCTGCTGTCGGAACTGCCCGACGAATACCTCGCCGGGTACTACACCACCGCGCAGCAGGCGACGGAGGAGCTGTCCGAGCTCGCCGAGTACCTGCGCGGGCGCCTGCCCGGCATCGATGTGACGCCCCAGCAGCTGCGCGACCGTTCGTGGTGGTCGGGCGCCGAGGTGTTCGTGCTCGTCGACGACTACGACCTCGTCAACACGCAATCCGGGAATCCGATCTCCGCCCTGCAGCCGCTTCTCGCGCAGGCCACCGACGTCGGGCTGCACCTGACTCTGGCGCGGCGCACGGGCGGCGCCTCCCGGGCCACCTTCGAGCCCGTCATGCAGACGCTGCGCGATCTCGCCGCCCCCGGCATCCTGCTGTCGGGCAGCCCCGACGAGGGCGCGCTGATCGGCAACGTCAAGGCGTCCCTGGCCGTGCCGGGCCGGGCCAAGGTCATCACGCGCGAGCACGGCCTGCAGATCATGCAGCTCGCCTACGCGCCCCCGTCGCCGCTGTGA
- a CDS encoding FHA domain-containing protein, which yields MTPTPPPAAAPPLSRRTMPNPPTASPVRASAGQRIGAYLIDIAAVAVVAAAVWVLSGSPLLLAVAVIELWAIGWIWEGHTGGSPGSLALGIRTVRRGSEVTVGAPGLLLRSLLMGAAHIVPVALPAVLAATGALDGVAGAQVIDVRRTRAAQSAGVRAPSLDARVSGGDLITSTPLDRGQRDPAMQPALGAGAQAAGAAATAPAAAPAQASPAPALIPAGASTVPVFELSDGTVIRATGLGFIGRAPRAPESVQGAILVRVPDGARSLSRTHAAFGIEDGDLWVQDLGSANGASVRHLGGGVTDLASQTPYFLVPGDVLVLGGAAELAFRRVVERAEPPEREQRPTPDAVPSASAPTTPPPAAAPTGAVPAAIAPTDQATVALQFQDGTTVGIRGIGYIGRAPSLPDGERPDAVLVTVPDGDRSVSRTHGRFGVAGGQAWFEDLGSGNGSMLHTDDGRSGPMTPHQRFSLVPGMVLRLGDCVIRIVAG from the coding sequence GTGACGCCGACCCCGCCTCCCGCGGCCGCCCCGCCGCTCTCGCGCCGCACGATGCCGAACCCGCCCACCGCGTCGCCGGTGCGGGCGAGCGCGGGTCAGCGCATCGGCGCGTACCTGATCGACATCGCCGCAGTCGCCGTGGTCGCCGCCGCCGTGTGGGTTCTCAGCGGCTCGCCGCTGCTGCTCGCGGTGGCCGTCATCGAGCTGTGGGCGATCGGCTGGATCTGGGAGGGCCACACCGGGGGAAGCCCGGGGAGCCTCGCCCTCGGCATCCGCACGGTCCGGCGCGGCTCGGAGGTGACCGTCGGCGCACCCGGTCTGCTGCTGCGGAGTCTGCTGATGGGCGCCGCGCACATCGTGCCGGTCGCGCTGCCCGCCGTCCTGGCGGCGACGGGCGCGCTGGACGGCGTCGCCGGGGCGCAGGTGATCGACGTGCGCCGCACGCGCGCGGCGCAGTCCGCGGGCGTGCGGGCGCCGAGTCTGGACGCGCGGGTCAGCGGCGGCGACCTCATCACGAGCACGCCGCTGGACCGAGGACAGCGGGACCCCGCGATGCAGCCGGCCCTCGGCGCCGGCGCACAGGCGGCGGGTGCCGCGGCGACCGCGCCCGCCGCGGCACCCGCGCAGGCCTCCCCCGCTCCCGCGCTCATCCCGGCGGGTGCGAGCACCGTGCCCGTGTTCGAGCTGTCCGACGGCACGGTCATCCGCGCCACCGGTCTGGGCTTCATCGGACGGGCGCCGCGCGCCCCGGAATCCGTGCAGGGCGCCATCCTCGTGCGCGTCCCGGACGGCGCCCGATCGCTGTCGCGCACGCACGCGGCCTTCGGCATCGAGGACGGCGACCTGTGGGTGCAGGACCTCGGGTCGGCCAACGGCGCCTCCGTGCGTCATCTCGGCGGCGGGGTCACGGATCTCGCCTCGCAGACCCCGTACTTCCTCGTCCCCGGGGATGTGCTCGTGCTCGGCGGGGCCGCCGAGCTGGCGTTCCGCCGTGTCGTGGAGCGCGCGGAGCCCCCTGAGCGCGAGCAGCGGCCGACCCCGGATGCCGTGCCGTCCGCGTCCGCGCCGACGACGCCTCCGCCAGCCGCGGCGCCCACGGGCGCGGTGCCTGCGGCCATCGCTCCCACGGACCAGGCGACCGTCGCCCTGCAGTTCCAGGACGGCACCACGGTCGGCATCCGCGGCATCGGCTACATCGGCCGCGCCCCGAGCCTGCCCGACGGAGAGCGGCCGGATGCCGTGCTCGTCACGGTCCCCGACGGCGACCGCTCCGTGTCGCGCACGCACGGCCGGTTCGGCGTCGCGGGCGGTCAGGCGTGGTTCGAGGATCTGGGATCGGGGAACGGGTCGATGCTGCACACCGATGACGGCCGTTCGGGCCCCATGACGCCGCACCAGCGCTTCAGCCTCGTGCCGGGCATGGTGCTGCGGCTGGGCGACTGCGTCATCCGCATCGTCGCCGGCTGA
- a CDS encoding DUF2510 domain-containing protein, whose translation MSTPAGWYDDGSGRQRWWDGGQWTAHIAPSDGGAPQAAEAAAVPGSPAVPASPAVAGSPAVAGSPAVAGSPAVAATDACPRPVLGVIALALAVLGTILACIPTPVTFWVGAAVLLIAFVASLIALFRGGARRWPSVVGLALSIVGGAVGTVVMLVALILGAPAGPAPGLPVPPPAGAGTERPADGPATDESATRPSPEQIAEGAQALLHGDGITEYDDKPGFFLCMGQYLHDSDLSDEALQATADGVDVTGPERAAAVDVGADAFVACDPLP comes from the coding sequence ATGAGCACTCCGGCAGGATGGTACGACGACGGATCCGGCCGACAGCGGTGGTGGGATGGCGGGCAGTGGACCGCTCACATCGCGCCGTCGGACGGCGGCGCCCCGCAGGCCGCCGAGGCCGCCGCGGTCCCGGGGTCCCCCGCAGTCCCGGCATCCCCTGCGGTCGCGGGGTCCCCTGCGGTCGCGGGGTCCCCTGCGGTCGCGGGGTCCCCTGCGGTCGCGGCGACGGATGCCTGTCCGCGGCCGGTCCTCGGCGTCATCGCACTGGCGCTGGCCGTGCTGGGCACGATCCTGGCGTGCATCCCGACCCCCGTCACGTTCTGGGTCGGTGCCGCGGTGCTGCTGATCGCGTTCGTCGCGTCGCTCATCGCCCTCTTCCGCGGAGGGGCGCGCAGGTGGCCGTCCGTCGTCGGTCTCGCCCTGTCGATCGTGGGCGGCGCCGTCGGGACCGTCGTGATGCTGGTCGCCCTGATCCTCGGCGCTCCCGCCGGTCCTGCACCCGGCCTGCCGGTGCCGCCGCCTGCGGGGGCGGGCACCGAGCGACCCGCCGACGGGCCCGCGACGGACGAGAGCGCCACGAGGCCCTCTCCCGAGCAGATCGCGGAGGGCGCCCAGGCGCTCCTGCACGGAGACGGGATCACGGAATACGACGACAAGCCGGGATTCTTCCTGTGCATGGGGCAGTACCTCCACGACTCCGACCTGTCCGACGAGGCGCTCCAGGCGACCGCCGATGGGGTGGACGTCACCGGTCCGGAGCGCGCCGCGGCCGTCGACGTCGGCGCGGACGCCTTCGTCGCCTGCGATCCGCTTCCGTGA
- a CDS encoding S8 family serine peptidase: MGPRALRSAAAAVGLLAALAAGVPPAAAAGGVPASAPWVDAEQQCTPDQRLLVSSPSYLIARLGLEEAWSLSRGAGVTVAVVDSGVDGGNPHLQDALVPGFTSFGDGSARADADVAAHGTAVAGLIAARRVEGSGVVGIAPEARIMPVRAFESAPGSGASRELVQPSAEALVSGIRWAADHGAQIINVSLSDEGSATAYRDAVDHARARGALVVASAGNRRTADADSPDPVRFLPGELPGALAVAAVLEDGRWDADSSYPGEHVDIAAPGQSMPSAHISGGDCVFNVDSASSSYATAVVSGAAALVAARFPDESPDQWAFRLTQSAMRVAPAQRGDTVGWGEVRPAAALALIDDGSLPGPPSPGHDAQTTEAPAARTIDVDPAADPLAPARAIIGWAFGAGATISVILLLLSRGRSRRSHD, from the coding sequence ATGGGTCCGCGTGCTCTGCGGAGCGCGGCGGCGGCCGTCGGCCTCCTCGCGGCCCTGGCGGCGGGCGTCCCGCCGGCCGCGGCGGCGGGCGGAGTCCCGGCATCCGCGCCCTGGGTCGATGCCGAGCAGCAGTGCACCCCCGACCAGCGGCTGCTCGTCTCCTCGCCGAGCTACCTCATCGCGCGGCTGGGACTGGAGGAGGCGTGGTCGCTGAGCCGCGGCGCAGGCGTCACGGTCGCCGTCGTCGACTCCGGCGTCGACGGCGGGAACCCGCACCTGCAGGACGCCCTGGTGCCGGGGTTCACGAGCTTCGGCGACGGCTCCGCGAGAGCGGACGCCGACGTCGCCGCGCACGGGACCGCGGTGGCGGGTCTCATCGCAGCCCGGCGGGTGGAGGGATCGGGCGTGGTGGGGATCGCTCCGGAGGCGCGGATCATGCCCGTGCGCGCCTTCGAGAGCGCCCCGGGCTCCGGTGCGTCACGGGAGCTCGTGCAGCCGTCGGCGGAGGCGCTCGTCTCCGGCATCCGCTGGGCGGCGGACCACGGCGCGCAGATCATCAACGTCTCACTGTCGGACGAGGGATCCGCCACCGCGTACCGGGATGCCGTGGACCACGCCCGTGCCCGGGGCGCGCTCGTGGTCGCCAGCGCGGGAAACCGCCGCACGGCAGACGCCGACAGTCCCGACCCCGTGCGCTTCCTGCCCGGCGAGCTCCCCGGCGCGCTCGCCGTCGCCGCCGTCCTGGAGGACGGACGGTGGGACGCCGACTCGTCGTACCCCGGCGAGCACGTCGACATCGCGGCGCCCGGGCAGTCGATGCCGTCCGCCCACATCTCCGGAGGCGACTGCGTGTTCAACGTGGACTCCGCCTCCTCCAGCTATGCGACGGCCGTGGTCTCGGGTGCCGCTGCGCTCGTCGCCGCGCGCTTCCCCGACGAGTCCCCGGATCAGTGGGCGTTCCGGCTCACTCAGTCGGCCATGCGCGTCGCACCCGCGCAGCGCGGCGACACCGTCGGCTGGGGCGAGGTCAGGCCCGCGGCGGCCCTCGCTCTCATCGATGACGGGAGTCTGCCGGGCCCGCCGTCACCCGGGCACGACGCGCAGACGACCGAGGCTCCTGCCGCGCGCACGATCGACGTCGACCCCGCTGCTGATCCGCTGGCGCCCGCCCGCGCCATCATCGGCTGGGCGTTCGGCGCCGGGGCGACGATATCCGTCATCCTCCTGCTGCTGTCCCGGGGACGATCGCGGCGGAGCCATGACTGA
- the eccB gene encoding type VII secretion protein EccB has product MASKSELLQAQAFNRRRLQTAFTSGAPGGRELPPAKPLRGVVVSVALGILTVIVSLLIGTFTGTLPKGWGDGSIIVVQGEGTRYVALNDTLHPVRNLASARLLAGTTEVISVPADKLDGIARDPAEIGIDGAPDSLPAPDRQYDGAWLGCVSADAPQRISTRLLDDPSGSSQERAALVADEDGAYWFLQADRRYAVPTDSVAVVASVFLGIDDVRAVPTVSALWLNLVAPGPPLAVDLGSELGSDAGAAGLVVGQVVHTQADGETVAEYIVDGGGRLVPATPFARTLLTAYVGVDPAELTVAEATNLRDANSRAVPEGWPEQVPVPAENPSAACLRMTPGSDDPAVSVADVPEGAEPGTRVKPGTGVAVSVRGTGEGATYGFVSEAGVFFPVESAADLELLGYRTAQAVVVPGAWVQLLEQGPTLSREIAQRTAPGQGE; this is encoded by the coding sequence ATGGCATCCAAATCCGAGCTGCTGCAGGCGCAGGCGTTCAACCGTCGACGGCTCCAGACGGCGTTCACCAGCGGCGCGCCCGGCGGGCGAGAGCTGCCGCCGGCCAAGCCCCTGCGGGGCGTCGTCGTCAGCGTCGCCCTCGGCATCCTCACCGTCATCGTCTCGCTGCTGATCGGGACGTTCACCGGCACTCTCCCGAAGGGCTGGGGTGACGGCTCGATCATCGTCGTGCAGGGCGAGGGGACCCGGTACGTCGCGCTGAACGACACGCTCCACCCGGTCAGGAACCTCGCCAGCGCGCGCCTGCTGGCCGGCACGACGGAGGTCATCTCCGTGCCGGCGGACAAGCTCGACGGCATCGCGCGCGACCCGGCCGAAATCGGCATCGACGGCGCGCCGGACAGTCTGCCCGCGCCCGACCGGCAGTACGACGGGGCGTGGCTCGGCTGCGTGTCCGCGGACGCTCCCCAGCGGATCTCCACCCGACTGCTGGACGACCCGAGCGGGTCGTCGCAGGAGCGGGCCGCACTCGTCGCGGACGAGGACGGCGCGTACTGGTTCCTCCAGGCTGATCGTCGCTACGCGGTGCCCACCGACAGCGTCGCGGTGGTCGCGAGCGTGTTCCTCGGCATCGACGACGTGCGCGCCGTGCCGACCGTGTCGGCGCTGTGGCTGAACCTCGTCGCGCCCGGCCCGCCGCTGGCCGTGGACCTCGGCAGCGAGCTGGGATCGGATGCCGGTGCCGCGGGCCTCGTCGTCGGCCAGGTCGTGCACACCCAGGCCGATGGAGAGACGGTGGCCGAGTACATCGTGGACGGTGGCGGACGCCTCGTGCCCGCGACGCCCTTCGCCCGCACCCTCCTGACCGCGTACGTCGGCGTCGATCCCGCGGAGCTGACGGTCGCCGAGGCCACGAACCTCCGTGATGCGAACTCCCGTGCCGTGCCGGAGGGCTGGCCCGAACAGGTGCCGGTCCCGGCGGAGAACCCCTCTGCCGCCTGCCTGCGGATGACACCCGGCTCGGACGACCCCGCGGTCTCGGTCGCCGACGTCCCCGAGGGTGCGGAGCCGGGCACCCGTGTGAAACCCGGCACGGGCGTCGCCGTCAGCGTGCGCGGCACGGGCGAGGGAGCCACCTACGGGTTCGTGTCGGAGGCGGGCGTGTTCTTCCCCGTCGAATCCGCCGCGGACCTCGAGCTGCTGGGCTACCGGACCGCGCAGGCGGTCGTCGTCCCGGGTGCCTGGGTGCAGCTGCTCGAGCAGGGGCCGACCCTGAGCCGGGAGATCGCGCAGAGGACGGCACCGGGACAGGGGGAGTGA
- the eccD gene encoding type VII secretion integral membrane protein EccD, whose translation MPSQTTAVAPSQFVRLSVQWESERIDVGVPGGVPVAEVLPALTRRLRMLDSSTASAGFRLIRADGSALDPDRTLTAQAVHDGDLLVLEQGATAAAGKRYDDLVEAVADVVEENARPWSAQSSATAATVVASVLLLLGLVPAVWAWVDGGGILTAAGTGAAAVVLLICAIVMDRTGAPSQAAMALALVSSAFAGAAGYTALPTGPGWGLPLVAGGAAVLVFGVIAMLALRSRREYGLIPIALGGVLLVIGALVAWMAAPVAGTLTAAMALAGIAGLGAPWVALASVPLRVVSARDDSEVYSAPEHISPEQVAKLYVRAHRYQVSLRIALCLIVLIATAPVVASGFWGLLLWVLTLAGMLLGTRQVYSHFDIVIVVAGALTAVALGVVAAMISHPDWIGVLVVALAATAVCVIVIVLLSGRARLGLTRLADFAEWATIALLLPLAIIAGGWF comes from the coding sequence ATGCCGTCTCAGACGACAGCGGTCGCGCCGTCGCAGTTCGTGCGCCTGTCGGTGCAGTGGGAGTCCGAGCGCATCGACGTCGGCGTCCCCGGCGGCGTCCCCGTCGCGGAGGTGCTCCCCGCCCTGACCCGCCGGTTGCGGATGCTGGACAGCTCGACGGCATCCGCGGGCTTCCGTCTGATCCGCGCGGACGGCAGCGCGCTGGACCCCGATCGCACGCTCACCGCGCAGGCCGTGCACGACGGCGACCTCCTCGTGCTCGAACAGGGGGCGACGGCCGCCGCGGGCAAGCGCTACGACGACCTCGTCGAGGCCGTCGCCGACGTCGTCGAGGAGAACGCGCGCCCGTGGTCCGCGCAGAGTTCGGCCACCGCCGCCACCGTCGTGGCATCCGTCCTGCTCCTGCTGGGGCTCGTCCCCGCCGTGTGGGCGTGGGTCGACGGAGGCGGCATCCTCACCGCGGCCGGCACGGGCGCCGCGGCCGTCGTGCTGTTGATCTGCGCGATCGTCATGGACCGCACCGGCGCCCCCTCCCAGGCGGCGATGGCGCTCGCGCTGGTCTCCTCCGCCTTCGCGGGGGCGGCGGGCTACACGGCGCTGCCGACCGGGCCGGGGTGGGGCCTTCCGCTGGTCGCCGGCGGCGCGGCGGTGCTCGTGTTCGGCGTCATCGCCATGCTCGCGCTGCGCAGCCGGCGGGAGTACGGTCTCATCCCCATCGCGCTGGGCGGCGTGCTCCTCGTGATCGGCGCCCTGGTCGCCTGGATGGCGGCCCCGGTCGCCGGGACCCTGACCGCGGCCATGGCGCTCGCGGGCATCGCGGGACTGGGCGCGCCCTGGGTGGCGCTGGCCTCCGTCCCGCTGCGCGTCGTCTCGGCCCGCGACGACTCCGAGGTGTACAGCGCCCCCGAGCACATCTCGCCCGAGCAGGTCGCGAAGCTGTACGTGCGTGCTCACCGCTACCAGGTGTCGCTGCGGATCGCGCTGTGCCTGATCGTGCTGATCGCGACGGCGCCCGTGGTGGCATCCGGCTTCTGGGGACTCCTGCTGTGGGTGCTCACCCTCGCCGGCATGCTGCTGGGAACCAGGCAGGTGTACTCGCACTTCGACATCGTGATCGTCGTGGCCGGCGCCCTGACCGCAGTGGCGCTGGGAGTCGTCGCCGCCATGATCTCCCACCCGGACTGGATCGGCGTCCTCGTGGTGGCCCTGGCCGCGACCGCCGTGTGCGTCATCGTGATCGTGCTGCTCAGCGGCAGGGCCCGACTGGGTCTGACGCGCCTGGCCGACTTCGCGGAATGGGCGACGATCGCCCTGCTCCTGCCGCTGGCCATCATCGCCGGGGGCTGGTTCTGA